One window of Leptotrichia sp. oral taxon 498 genomic DNA carries:
- a CDS encoding cob(I)yrinic acid a,c-diamide adenosyltransferase, with product MKIYTKYGDKGFTKLYGGKKVSKNSSRVDAYGTVDEVCSMLGVLVAKMRNVTELEEILKECEKIQQQLFDCGSDLATPDKLREYKQESGDVKWLESLIDKYIPQMPKLESFIIPGGSEISSLFHLIRANIRKLERKIVKLFEENEDVNEYGMQYINRLSDYFFVVACISNVKMGVKEVVYKKSSKVFK from the coding sequence ATGAAAATTTATACAAAATATGGAGATAAAGGATTTACAAAATTATATGGTGGAAAAAAAGTTAGTAAAAATAGCAGCCGTGTCGATGCTTATGGAACTGTAGATGAAGTTTGCTCAATGCTTGGAGTGCTTGTTGCAAAAATGCGAAATGTGACTGAGTTGGAAGAAATTTTAAAAGAATGTGAGAAAATACAGCAGCAATTATTTGACTGTGGAAGTGATTTGGCAACACCAGATAAACTTAGAGAGTACAAGCAGGAAAGTGGAGATGTGAAATGGCTGGAAAGTTTGATTGATAAATATATTCCACAAATGCCTAAACTGGAGAGCTTCATAATTCCTGGCGGGAGTGAAATTTCTAGTTTATTTCATTTAATTCGTGCTAATATTAGGAAACTTGAGAGAAAAATAGTAAAACTTTTTGAAGAAAATGAAGATGTGAATGAATATGGAATGCAATATATAAATAGATTATCGGATTATTTTTTTGTAGTTGCGTGTATCTCAAATGTAAAAATGGGTGTCAAAGAAGTTGTCTATAAAAAAAGTTCAAAAGTATTCAAGTAA
- a CDS encoding DUF4125 family protein, which yields MDRNITKKESYIRQILKREWEFFQQVHHTEGRAECQNNPAEFEIMRRSQWETLPCEILESYLEDLILAKHKNQNLVQDKYARMMEFSSPKEFELIKSYLPEISLEKKEIIKKIVKIYLKWELEIIEKYPHLASKARPLYSKDDTPNYTSIETYLKGELASYSLKTLKLYYNFILEYLNQNKNLALENIQNIVLKKGFSSLEEAENIKTEI from the coding sequence ATGGATAGAAATATTACAAAAAAAGAAAGTTATATAAGACAAATTTTAAAAAGGGAATGGGAATTTTTCCAGCAAGTGCACCACACCGAAGGAAGAGCTGAATGTCAAAATAATCCCGCGGAATTTGAAATTATGAGAAGAAGCCAGTGGGAAACACTTCCTTGTGAAATTTTGGAGAGTTATTTAGAAGATTTAATTTTGGCAAAACATAAAAATCAAAACTTAGTTCAGGATAAATATGCCAGAATGATGGAATTTAGCTCTCCAAAAGAATTTGAACTGATAAAATCATATTTGCCAGAAATTTCTTTAGAAAAAAAAGAAATTATAAAAAAAATTGTGAAAATCTATTTAAAATGGGAACTTGAAATAATAGAAAAATATCCGCACTTGGCTTCTAAAGCAAGACCGCTTTACTCAAAAGATGATACGCCAAATTACACTTCAATTGAAACATACTTAAAAGGCGAATTAGCTTCATATTCCTTAAAAACTCTAAAATTATATTATAATTTTATTTTGGAATATTTAAATCAAAATAAAAATTTAGCGCTTGAAAATATTCAAAATATCGTTTTGAAAAAGGGATTTTCTTCGCTGGAAGAAGCTGAAAATATAAAAACAGAAATTTAA
- the ppc gene encoding phosphoenolpyruvate carboxylase: MSLKNLPITPLLSVQLDEQQEALFANNELLANLLGETIFNYAGLHIYQTTENLTAASKNYYKTLKHVARENLSLFCSDLTDSEILRVIRSFSIAAALANIAEDVYQTHQQRRVRISNKLQIGTLEKSLQNLKTKGISQEKILEAMEKVSVVPVLTAHPTQVQRKTILDITKKITDVLDQYENVKLKQIDEKEWIDKLNREIQIWWQTSMLRESKLRVTDEISNALSYYNITFFSEIPNLINKFQEISQKMGNSVQNSQSLIPLTMGMWIGGDRDGNPFVTVDTLEKSAQAQAITLFQHYFSEVEKIYRDLSMSITMTNVTEDLQALADASGEVSPHRTKEPYRRAVTTIRDRLIATAYNLCDKNINLLPPKRKNGVDVPYRNSKEFTKDLVIVAESLIRNNSEFLTHGTLNNLICATEIFGFHLATIDLRQDSSVHEVCVAELLKSANILGDYLSLPEEARCKVLLRELECDPRILSDPTIPQSELLSSELAIFKKAKSLHERFGKKIIEKNLISHATSVSDMLEVAILLKEANLAKGNKENEFCDLYIVPLFETVEDLEAAPDILRKWFSLPIVQKWMEKNGRKQEVMLGYSDSNKDGGYLSSSWSLYKAQKELTAVGHEFDVQISFFHGRGGTVGRGGGPSYEAILAQPEGSTDGTIRLTEQGEVIGAKYGNPDLGFKNLEALVSAALESSALTVEDAAWEEYENIIEEISKLSYHSYRDLVYNTEGFSDFFFEVTPINFISGLNIGSRPSSRKKKQTLESLRAIPWVFSWSQARIMLPGWYGVGTAFTKWISDDEKKLEVLQKMYAEWPFFKSTISNVDMVLSKSDVSIFAEYVKLAKDQKVAQEILKEIVTEWELTIDVLKKITKNDVLLADNAELASSLRNRLAYFDSMNFLQIELIKRARKFESIDEIPRELRKAIHISINGLATGLRNSG, from the coding sequence GGCTAGGGAAAATTTATCTTTATTTTGCTCTGATTTAACTGACAGTGAAATTCTACGTGTAATTAGAAGTTTTTCGATTGCAGCGGCACTGGCTAATATTGCGGAAGATGTATATCAGACGCATCAGCAAAGAAGAGTTCGTATTTCCAATAAATTACAAATCGGTACACTTGAAAAATCTCTGCAAAATCTAAAAACTAAAGGTATTTCACAAGAAAAAATACTTGAAGCAATGGAAAAAGTATCAGTTGTCCCTGTTTTAACAGCACATCCAACACAAGTTCAAAGAAAGACTATTTTGGATATTACAAAAAAAATAACTGATGTTTTAGATCAATATGAAAATGTAAAATTAAAACAAATTGATGAAAAAGAATGGATTGACAAATTGAACCGTGAAATTCAAATTTGGTGGCAAACTTCTATGTTGCGTGAATCCAAATTACGTGTTACAGATGAAATCAGCAATGCTCTAAGTTATTATAATATTACATTTTTTAGCGAAATTCCAAACTTGATAAATAAATTTCAGGAAATTTCACAAAAAATGGGAAATTCGGTACAAAATTCGCAATCTTTAATTCCGCTGACAATGGGAATGTGGATTGGTGGAGATAGAGATGGAAATCCTTTTGTAACAGTTGACACATTGGAAAAATCTGCTCAAGCACAGGCAATTACATTGTTTCAGCACTATTTCTCAGAAGTGGAAAAAATTTACAGAGATTTGTCAATGTCTATTACAATGACAAATGTTACAGAAGACTTACAAGCTCTGGCAGATGCCTCTGGAGAAGTTTCTCCTCACCGTACAAAAGAGCCTTATAGAAGAGCTGTTACAACAATAAGAGACAGACTTATTGCAACTGCTTATAACTTGTGTGACAAAAATATTAACTTGTTGCCACCAAAGAGAAAAAATGGAGTTGACGTTCCATACAGGAATTCAAAGGAATTTACAAAAGATTTAGTTATTGTCGCTGAATCACTTATCCGAAACAACAGTGAATTTTTAACTCATGGAACGCTTAACAACTTAATCTGTGCAACTGAAATTTTTGGATTTCATCTTGCCACAATAGATTTAAGACAGGATTCAAGTGTCCATGAAGTCTGTGTTGCAGAATTATTAAAAAGTGCAAATATTTTAGGAGATTATTTAAGTTTGCCAGAAGAAGCTAGATGTAAAGTTCTACTTCGTGAGTTGGAATGCGATCCTAGAATTTTAAGTGATCCAACTATCCCACAAAGTGAATTGCTTTCCAGTGAGCTTGCAATTTTTAAAAAAGCGAAATCGCTTCATGAAAGATTTGGGAAAAAAATTATTGAAAAAAATCTTATCTCTCATGCCACAAGCGTGTCAGATATGCTAGAAGTAGCTATTTTATTAAAAGAAGCGAACCTTGCTAAAGGAAACAAAGAAAATGAATTTTGTGATTTATACATAGTTCCATTATTTGAAACAGTTGAGGATTTAGAAGCTGCACCAGATATACTTAGAAAATGGTTTAGCCTTCCAATTGTGCAAAAATGGATGGAAAAGAATGGAAGAAAACAGGAAGTTATGTTAGGTTATTCTGACAGCAACAAAGATGGCGGATATTTGAGCTCCAGCTGGTCTTTATATAAAGCGCAAAAAGAACTTACAGCTGTAGGACATGAATTTGATGTACAAATTTCATTCTTCCATGGTCGTGGTGGAACTGTCGGTCGTGGTGGTGGACCAAGTTATGAGGCGATTTTGGCCCAACCCGAAGGAAGCACAGATGGAACGATAAGACTTACAGAACAAGGGGAAGTAATAGGAGCAAAATACGGAAATCCAGATTTAGGATTTAAAAATTTGGAGGCGTTAGTTTCTGCAGCGCTTGAATCTAGTGCTTTGACAGTGGAAGATGCCGCTTGGGAAGAATATGAAAATATTATTGAAGAAATTTCTAAATTAAGTTATCATTCTTACAGAGATTTAGTTTATAATACAGAAGGTTTTTCAGACTTTTTCTTTGAAGTAACTCCGATAAACTTTATTTCTGGTCTAAATATAGGTTCTAGACCATCATCAAGAAAGAAAAAACAGACACTTGAAAGTCTTCGTGCAATTCCTTGGGTATTCTCATGGTCGCAAGCTAGAATTATGCTACCTGGTTGGTACGGAGTTGGAACAGCTTTTACCAAATGGATAAGTGATGATGAAAAAAAACTTGAAGTTTTACAAAAAATGTATGCTGAGTGGCCATTTTTCAAATCTACAATCTCAAACGTAGATATGGTTTTATCAAAATCAGATGTATCAATCTTTGCGGAATATGTAAAACTTGCAAAAGATCAAAAAGTTGCACAGGAAATTTTAAAAGAAATTGTAACAGAATGGGAACTTACAATAGATGTTCTTAAAAAAATCACTAAAAACGATGTTTTATTAGCTGACAACGCAGAACTTGCAAGCAGCTTAAGAAACCGTTTGGCATATTTTGACTCAATGAACTTCTTGCAGATTGAATTGATAAAAAGAGCAAGAAAATTTGAATCTATAGATGAAATTCCGAGAGAGTTAAGAAAAGCCATTCACATTTCAATAAACGGACTGGCAACAGGACTTCGTAATAGTGGATAA
- a CDS encoding tetratricopeptide repeat protein, with protein sequence MNIFEKKIKINELTNLRNNLMKEGNVTKEVEVLKELSPLIEEVFGEKSDENIKILNEVGGTLKYVGEYDKAKNALLKAQKLIIGRYGENSVPYATCSLNLAEVYRFMKQYDQTEEIYLNAMRIYEENNLQNDYVYASVCNNLALFYQELSQFEKAISLQEKSLKILEEKGENPIQYAITLSNLVQPYIKIKNMEKANKYLKKALNLIEIEVGKSHNLYAAILNNVASFYFEEGEYKKALELFNESLEICRNAFGENSNNYKNILENIQIAKEKIGDNSESYDKTEYISW encoded by the coding sequence ATGAATATATTTGAGAAAAAAATAAAAATTAACGAACTTACAAATTTAAGAAATAATCTTATGAAAGAAGGAAATGTCACAAAGGAAGTTGAAGTTTTAAAAGAATTGTCGCCACTTATTGAAGAAGTTTTCGGTGAGAAAAGTGATGAAAATATAAAAATTTTAAATGAAGTTGGGGGAACTCTAAAATATGTCGGCGAGTATGACAAAGCAAAAAACGCTCTTTTAAAAGCGCAAAAACTTATTATTGGGCGATATGGGGAAAATAGCGTTCCTTATGCGACTTGCAGTTTAAATTTAGCTGAAGTTTACAGATTTATGAAGCAATATGACCAGACGGAAGAAATTTATTTAAATGCAATGAGAATTTACGAAGAAAATAATTTGCAAAATGACTATGTTTACGCAAGTGTCTGCAACAATTTAGCACTTTTTTATCAGGAACTTTCACAATTTGAAAAAGCGATTTCTCTTCAAGAAAAAAGTTTAAAGATTTTAGAAGAAAAAGGAGAGAATCCGATTCAATATGCAATAACATTAAGCAATCTTGTGCAACCTTACATAAAAATAAAAAATATGGAAAAAGCGAACAAATATTTAAAAAAAGCGCTAAATTTAATCGAAATTGAAGTTGGAAAATCTCACAACTTGTATGCTGCTATTTTAAACAATGTCGCAAGTTTTTACTTTGAAGAAGGTGAATATAAAAAAGCACTTGAACTTTTTAACGAAAGTTTGGAAATCTGTAGAAATGCTTTTGGCGAAAACAGTAATAACTATAAAAATATTTTGGAAAATATTCAAATTGCAAAAGAAAAAATTGGAGATAATTCTGAATCTTATGATAAAACAGAATATATCAGCTGGTAA
- a CDS encoding DUF4037 domain-containing protein — protein MEKIKGLELSKKYFEKVYLPIIKSEFPEILEKMAAGLAGEGSECFGFDDEISKDHDFGPSCCIWLDNNDFEKYGLNLQKRLNELPKEFMGFPVFCESEFGSNRRGVLNIDDWYYKFLNRADCPKDLYEWRLIPEKFLATATNGEVFLDNLGKFSKIRNELKNYFPEDIRLKKIAARCMKMAQSGQYNYYRCMRRGEIIAARLAESEFISEAIHMIFLLNKTYKPFYKWMAKKMKELPILGEKIYFLIEELIKLPTGALNRKGEIIEEISMSVINELKRQSLVPRQIPSDFLQDYGPFVQQKISDEKLRNLHPASD, from the coding sequence ATGGAAAAGATAAAAGGTTTGGAATTATCCAAAAAATATTTTGAAAAAGTTTATTTGCCAATTATAAAATCAGAATTTCCTGAAATATTGGAAAAAATGGCGGCAGGACTTGCAGGAGAAGGCTCGGAGTGCTTTGGTTTTGATGATGAAATTTCAAAGGATCACGACTTTGGTCCATCTTGCTGTATTTGGCTGGACAACAATGATTTTGAAAAATATGGATTAAACTTACAAAAAAGACTAAATGAACTTCCAAAAGAATTTATGGGATTTCCAGTTTTTTGTGAAAGCGAATTTGGAAGCAACAGGCGAGGTGTGCTAAATATCGACGACTGGTACTACAAATTTTTAAATCGAGCTGACTGTCCAAAAGATTTATATGAATGGCGACTAATTCCAGAAAAATTTCTAGCAACTGCTACAAATGGAGAAGTTTTTTTAGATAATTTAGGAAAGTTTTCAAAAATAAGAAATGAATTAAAAAATTATTTTCCAGAAGACATAAGACTAAAAAAAATTGCCGCAAGATGTATGAAAATGGCACAATCTGGACAATATAACTATTACCGATGTATGCGAAGAGGAGAAATCATTGCAGCTAGACTTGCTGAAAGTGAATTTATTTCTGAAGCAATCCACATGATTTTTTTACTAAACAAAACCTACAAGCCTTTTTACAAATGGATGGCAAAAAAAATGAAAGAACTTCCAATTTTAGGAGAAAAAATTTATTTTTTAATCGAAGAATTAATAAAACTTCCGACAGGTGCATTAAATAGAAAAGGAGAAATAATCGAGGAAATAAGCATGTCTGTAATTAACGAGCTGAAGCGTCAAAGTTTAGTTCCAAGACAAATCCCAAGCGATTTTTTACAAGACTACGGGCCTTTTGTCCAGCAAAAAATTAGCGATGAAAAACTTCGCAATTTACATCCAGCGTCAGATTAA
- a CDS encoding class I SAM-dependent methyltransferase — MPNRKENEKSMKKFYDTIADKYDYIFPLSSMQKKFLDEEVKGRKILDVGAGTGKVTKYLNEKGLQLTSIDLNERLIKKAAEKGILILNENMLNIDKFPNFDTIINIGNALPHLNSKKEIYEFLENSYNQLNDGGKIIIQIINFVKFIKNKEKNKNKNNFLGNLPLIENEKVKFERAYYLNEENNIIFKTILDNKIENEEILLNIEYSELKNYFEKIGFKNIKIYGGFDKSEFNAENSMPLIMTGDKIK; from the coding sequence ATGCCAAATAGAAAAGAAAATGAAAAAAGCATGAAAAAATTTTATGACACAATTGCAGATAAATACGACTACATTTTCCCTCTATCATCAATGCAGAAAAAATTTTTAGATGAAGAAGTAAAAGGTAGAAAGATACTTGACGTTGGAGCAGGAACAGGAAAAGTGACAAAATATTTGAATGAAAAAGGTTTACAACTAACTTCAATTGATTTAAACGAAAGGCTTATAAAAAAAGCAGCTGAAAAAGGAATTTTGATTCTAAATGAAAATATGTTAAACATAGATAAATTTCCAAACTTTGACACAATAATAAACATAGGAAATGCATTGCCACATTTAAACAGTAAAAAAGAAATTTATGAATTTTTAGAAAACTCCTACAACCAATTGAATGATGGCGGGAAAATTATAATTCAAATTATTAATTTTGTAAAATTTATAAAGAACAAAGAGAAGAATAAAAATAAAAATAATTTTCTTGGAAATCTTCCGTTGATTGAAAATGAAAAAGTAAAATTTGAGAGAGCCTATTATTTGAATGAAGAAAATAATATTATTTTTAAAACGATTTTAGATAATAAAATAGAAAATGAAGAAATTCTTTTAAATATTGAATACAGTGAATTAAAAAATTATTTTGAAAAAATAGGATTCAAAAATATAAAAATTTATGGTGGATTTGATAAATCAGAATTTAATGCTGAGAATTCAATGCCGTTAATAATGACAGGAGATAAAATAAAATAA
- a CDS encoding PolC-type DNA polymerase III — protein sequence MEDSIKEEKYRKIKPSVGFLQKYNIKSFEIKFVNMFALEKRIVMSIVIGDYENAIDDISKLRKLICKKERETKIEIKFDVDEELIFNDVKGFITFVIEYKKTEKNKYAVYLTNYEIKIFGNIIYLELLSQEAVKKMKQDEIFKALEMRISKVLNRNLKIEIVDKNFESNINDGNNENNDNKKNKKPLVGEVLPENIIKGSSLEYSSALNGESSFKKSKFKGEKIENAQKFEISDLKNIKIVKNDGKIIKPVEVEGKIFKIDIRETKNNSLMYDFLITDYNDSINCKIFLNPKDEAQIAILKVNDWVKVKGYYKKDDFYTEDYIGVQDLESIEAEETKKEDNAPKKRVELHAHTNMSEMSGVMSIKDYAKRAKEFGHSAIAVTDFGVVHSFPFAFKEANENFKIIYGVEAYVVDDEAQMITNPKDLGIEEETYVVFDIETTGFDPFNDKIIEIGAVKMKGKEIIDEFSEFVNPKIPIPEEIVKLTSITDEMVKDAPDIKTILPRFLEFCGDSTVVAHNAKFDVGFIKQKSIDQNLEFSPSVVDTLPLARALLTNEKKFGLANLTKYFGIILESHHRAIDDARATAEVFQKFFNMIITKGILTLKDINMNLQPNIQNAETLNTMILVKNQKGLRDLYELISKSHIDYFGMRKPRIPKTLLKQMRENLLLASSATGIYGNRGELINLYLRGEIEEIEEKAKFYDYIEIQPPITYNELVEKNTSEIENLEVIKEMNKYFYDLGKRLGKIVVATGDVHYLDKREAINRNVLLLGSGNLRKTKFVDGSRYEFFDRELYFRTTEEMLEEFKYLGDEIANEIVVENTNKIADMIDAGIRPVPEGFYPPKIKGAEELVRKMTYDKLEELYGDDVDQVLKERLEKELNSIIGNGFSVLYLIAQILVKKSVKKGYLVGSRGSVGSSIVAYLMGITEVNGLYPHYRCPNCKHTEFMNEEGNGVDYPDKNCPKCGTKYIKDGHAIPFEVFMGFNGEKVPDIDLNFSGEYQGKIHKYTEWLFNSDALENIENIEDIEKIINFEDFENPKNSEYPETSENVFRAGTISTLAEKNAFGYVKKYLEESERTEEIKERKAEVTRLAMRCEGARKTTGQHPGGMIVVPKDKSIYDFCPIQRPANDMKSNFKTTHFDYHVMDEQLVKLDILGHDDPTTLRILQDLTGVDIYKIPLDDKEVMSLFSGTQALGVSPDDIGSQTGTSGIPEFGTSFVKQMLVDTRPKTFAELVRISGLSHGTDVWLNNAQDYVRSGVATLSQIITVRDDIMNKLIDDGLDKSLAFKIMEFVRKGRPTKDPDKWKEYSALMKEKGVEQWYIDSCEKIKYMFPKGHAVAYVMMAVRIAYFKVHYPVEFYAAFLNRKVGDFKMTTMFFEKKKSGTEEDSPSLKKLKNLRRELESNPNLNAKQKQELFLYEILIEMNYRNIELAKPNVLTSNAKLFTITEDKKIQLPLIAVDGLGESVAEKIVSEREKDPFLSLEDLTKRTKLNKTVLKILEDYECVEGIQKENQGKLF from the coding sequence ATGGAAGATAGCATTAAAGAAGAAAAATACCGTAAAATAAAGCCATCCGTAGGTTTTTTACAAAAATATAATATAAAAAGTTTTGAAATAAAGTTTGTGAATATGTTTGCACTTGAAAAAAGAATTGTTATGAGTATTGTCATTGGCGATTACGAAAATGCAATTGATGATATTTCAAAATTAAGAAAATTGATTTGTAAAAAAGAGAGAGAAACCAAAATTGAAATAAAGTTTGACGTGGATGAAGAACTGATTTTTAACGATGTAAAAGGATTTATTACCTTTGTTATTGAGTATAAAAAGACAGAAAAAAATAAATATGCTGTGTATTTGACAAATTATGAAATCAAAATTTTTGGAAATATAATTTATTTAGAGCTTTTGTCGCAGGAAGCTGTAAAGAAAATGAAACAAGATGAAATTTTTAAAGCTTTGGAAATGAGAATTTCTAAAGTGTTAAACAGAAATTTAAAAATAGAAATTGTAGATAAAAATTTTGAAAGCAATATAAATGACGGAAATAATGAAAATAATGATAACAAAAAAAATAAAAAACCACTCGTTGGAGAAGTTTTACCCGAAAATATTATAAAAGGTTCTTCACTTGAATATTCATCTGCCTTAAATGGAGAAAGCAGCTTTAAAAAAAGTAAGTTTAAAGGTGAAAAAATAGAAAATGCGCAAAAATTTGAAATTTCAGATTTAAAAAATATAAAAATTGTAAAAAATGATGGAAAAATAATAAAACCTGTTGAAGTTGAAGGGAAAATTTTTAAAATCGATATAAGAGAAACAAAAAATAATTCTTTAATGTATGATTTTTTAATAACCGATTACAATGATTCGATAAATTGTAAAATTTTTTTAAATCCTAAAGATGAAGCACAAATTGCGATACTTAAAGTAAATGATTGGGTAAAGGTAAAAGGATATTACAAAAAAGATGATTTTTATACCGAAGATTACATTGGAGTGCAAGATTTGGAGTCGATTGAAGCAGAAGAAACTAAAAAAGAGGATAATGCACCAAAAAAAAGAGTTGAACTTCATGCTCACACGAATATGAGTGAAATGAGCGGAGTTATGTCAATTAAAGATTATGCAAAAAGAGCAAAAGAATTTGGGCATAGTGCCATCGCGGTAACAGATTTTGGAGTGGTGCATTCATTCCCGTTTGCATTTAAAGAAGCGAATGAAAATTTTAAAATTATTTACGGAGTGGAAGCATATGTTGTAGATGATGAAGCTCAAATGATTACTAATCCGAAAGATTTGGGAATTGAAGAAGAAACATATGTTGTATTCGATATAGAAACTACTGGATTTGATCCGTTTAATGATAAAATAATTGAAATTGGGGCAGTAAAAATGAAAGGGAAGGAAATTATTGACGAATTTTCTGAATTTGTAAATCCTAAAATTCCTATTCCTGAAGAAATTGTAAAACTTACTTCAATTACTGATGAAATGGTAAAAGATGCTCCTGACATCAAAACAATTTTACCAAGATTTTTAGAATTTTGTGGCGATTCCACAGTTGTTGCACATAATGCAAAATTTGATGTGGGATTCATTAAGCAAAAATCAATTGACCAAAATTTAGAGTTTTCCCCAAGTGTAGTTGATACCCTTCCACTTGCAAGGGCACTTCTTACTAATGAAAAAAAATTTGGATTGGCAAATTTGACTAAATATTTTGGAATAATATTAGAATCACACCATAGAGCTATTGACGATGCAAGAGCAACTGCTGAAGTTTTTCAGAAATTTTTTAATATGATTATAACAAAAGGAATTCTGACACTAAAAGATATAAATATGAATCTTCAACCAAATATTCAAAATGCTGAAACATTGAATACGATGATTTTAGTAAAAAATCAAAAAGGATTAAGGGATTTATATGAGTTAATTTCCAAATCGCACATTGACTACTTTGGGATGAGAAAACCGCGAATTCCAAAAACATTATTAAAACAAATGAGAGAAAATTTACTTCTTGCAAGTTCAGCAACTGGGATATATGGAAATAGAGGGGAACTCATAAATCTTTATTTGCGTGGAGAAATAGAAGAAATTGAAGAAAAGGCAAAATTTTATGACTATATAGAAATACAACCACCAATTACATATAATGAACTGGTAGAAAAAAATACGAGTGAAATTGAGAATTTAGAAGTAATAAAAGAAATGAATAAATATTTTTATGATTTGGGGAAAAGATTAGGAAAAATAGTTGTTGCTACAGGAGATGTACATTATTTAGACAAAAGAGAAGCAATTAATAGAAATGTTTTACTTTTAGGAAGTGGAAATTTAAGAAAAACTAAGTTTGTCGATGGTTCAAGATACGAATTTTTTGATAGAGAACTATATTTTAGGACAACTGAAGAAATGCTTGAAGAATTTAAATATTTAGGCGATGAAATTGCAAATGAAATTGTTGTTGAAAATACAAATAAAATTGCTGATATGATTGATGCCGGAATAAGACCGGTTCCTGAAGGATTTTATCCACCAAAGATAAAAGGGGCTGAAGAGTTAGTAAGAAAAATGACTTATGATAAATTAGAGGAGCTTTATGGCGATGATGTTGATCAGGTTTTGAAAGAAAGACTGGAGAAAGAGTTAAATTCGATTATTGGAAATGGCTTTTCTGTACTTTATTTAATTGCGCAGATATTGGTTAAAAAATCGGTAAAAAAAGGATATTTAGTTGGTTCCCGTGGTTCAGTCGGTTCGTCTATTGTCGCCTATCTTATGGGAATTACTGAAGTAAATGGACTTTATCCACACTACAGATGTCCAAATTGCAAGCATACTGAATTTATGAATGAAGAAGGAAATGGAGTTGACTATCCTGATAAGAATTGTCCAAAATGTGGTACAAAATATATAAAAGATGGACATGCAATACCATTTGAAGTGTTTATGGGATTTAACGGAGAAAAAGTGCCAGATATTGACTTAAATTTTTCTGGAGAATATCAAGGGAAAATTCATAAATATACTGAATGGCTATTTAATTCAGATGCTCTTGAAAATATTGAAAATATTGAAGATATTGAAAAAATTATAAATTTTGAAGATTTTGAAAATCCTAAAAATTCTGAATATCCTGAAACTTCTGAAAATGTATTTCGTGCTGGAACAATTTCTACATTAGCAGAAAAAAATGCTTTTGGTTATGTAAAAAAATATTTGGAAGAAAGTGAAAGAACGGAAGAAATAAAAGAGAGAAAAGCTGAAGTTACAAGACTTGCGATGAGATGTGAAGGAGCGAGAAAAACAACTGGACAGCATCCAGGAGGAATGATAGTAGTTCCAAAAGACAAGTCAATTTACGATTTTTGTCCAATACAAAGACCTGCAAATGATATGAAATCTAATTTTAAAACAACGCATTTTGACTATCATGTTATGGACGAGCAACTGGTAAAATTAGATATTTTAGGACACGACGATCCAACTACGCTTAGAATTTTACAGGATTTGACGGGAGTTGACATCTATAAGATACCGCTTGACGATAAAGAAGTCATGAGTCTTTTTAGTGGAACTCAAGCACTTGGAGTGAGTCCAGATGATATAGGTTCTCAAACTGGAACTTCAGGGATTCCAGAGTTTGGGACATCTTTTGTAAAACAAATGTTAGTTGACACAAGACCAAAAACTTTTGCGGAATTGGTAAGAATTTCAGGGCTTTCGCACGGAACAGACGTCTGGCTAAATAATGCGCAGGACTATGTGAGAAGTGGAGTTGCAACATTGAGCCAGATTATAACGGTGAGAGATGACATTATGAATAAGCTTATCGACGACGGACTGGATAAATCTTTAGCATTTAAAATAATGGAATTTGTGAGAAAGGGACGACCTACAAAAGATCCTGATAAATGGAAAGAATATTCAGCATTGATGAAAGAAAAAGGTGTTGAGCAGTGGTACATAGATTCTTGTGAAAAAATAAAATATATGTTTCCAAAGGGACACGCTGTGGCATATGTTATGATGGCGGTGAGAATTGCATATTTTAAAGTTCATTATCCTGTGGAATTTTATGCAGCTTTTTTAAATAGAAAAGTCGGAGATTTTAAAATGACTACGATGTTTTTTGAAAAGAAAAAATCTGGTACAGAAGAAGATTCACCTTCTCTAAAAAAATTGAAAAATTTAAGAAGGGAGCTGGAATCAAATCCAAATTTGAATGCAAAACAAAAGCAGGAATTATTTTTGTATGAGATTTTAATAGAGATGAATTATCGTAACATTGAACTTGCAAAGCCAAATGTTTTGACATCCAACGCAAAGCTTTTCACAATAACAGAAGATAAAAAAATTCAGCTGCCACTTATTGCTGTGGACGGGCTTGGTGAGTCTGTTGCTGAAAAGATTGTATCAGAGCGGGAAAAAGACCCATTTTTGTCACTGGAAGATTTGACGAAGAGAACGAAGTTAAATAAAACTGTATTAAAAATACTGGAAGATTATGAATGTGTGGAAGGAATACAAAAAGAAAATCAAGGAAAATTATTTTAA